The sequence AGCCCATTTCGGCGGCGCGCGCCTCGGTGGACTCGTCCACCATGCGCACTTCCAGCGTGGCCGTGCGGCCCAGAATGTCCTTGGCCTTGGCCGTGTCCTGCACGCCGGGCAGCTGCACCACGATGCGGTCCAGGCCCTGCTGCTGAATCACCGGCTCGGCCACGCCCAGCTCGTTGATACGGTTGTGCAGCGTGGTCATGTTCTGCTTGAGCGCCTGTTCTTGCACCTTGCGCAGGGCTTCGGGCTTGATGGTGGCGCGCAGCACAAAGCCGTCGTTGCCATCGGCGGCGTCCGTGGCCTGCAGGTCGGGGAACTGGTCGGCAACCAGGTTGCGCGCAGCGGTGAGCGTGGCCTGGTCGCGTGCGCGCACCTCCACGGTCTGGCCATCGCGGCTGATGCCGCCATGGCGGATGTTCTTGTCGCGCAGCATGGTGCGCAGGTCACCGGCCAGCGACTCGGCCTTCTTGGTCAGCGCGGCCTGCATGTCCACCTGGAGCATGAAGTGCACGCCACCGCGCAGGTCCAGGCCCAGGTACATGGGCTTGGCGCCCAGGGCGGTGAGCCAATCGGGCGAGCGCGACACCAGGTTCAGCGCCACGATATAGGCGGGGTCCGTGGGGTCGGTGATCAGGGCGCGCTGCAGCACGTCCTTGGCCTTGAGCTGCTCGTCCGGCGTCTCAAAGCGGGCCCGCACCGAAGTGCCTTCCAGGGCCAGGTGGTTGGTGGGCAGATTGGCCGCTTCCAGCGCGGATCTCGCACGCAGCAGCACAGACTCGTCCACCTTGACGGTGGACTTGCCCGAGGACACCTGCACGGCAGGCGCCTCACCAAAAAAGTTCGGCAGGGTGTAGACCACCCCCACCAGTAGCGCGATCACGATGATCGCGTACTTCCAGACCGGGTATCGGTTCATGATCGCGCTTTTCTCTCACACGGGGCGTGAGAGGGCTGGGCGCGCCAACGGCCGTCCGGCCCACTCACAAAAGTGGGCTTACTTGGTAGTCACGGTGCCCTTGGGCAGCACCTGCAGCACGGCGCCGCGCTGCACTTGCACGACAACGCCAGCGGCCACTTCGATGAACAGGAATTGCTCGTTCAGGTCGCTGATCTTGCCCAGCAGGCCACCATTGGTGGCCACTTCGTCACCCTTGGCCAGCGCCTCCACCATGGCGCGCTGCTCTTTCTGGCGCTTCATCTGGGGGCGGATCATCACAAAATACAGCACCACAAACATCAGCACCAGCGGCAGCATGCCGGTGAGCGAGGACATCATGTCGCTGCCACCAGCGGCTGCGGGGGCGGTCTGTGCAAAAGCGGAAGAAATAAACACGGAAGAGACTCCAGTTTGGAATGTTCTAGGTCAAAAAATGGCTGCCCACGGTCGCAAGCGGCGCAGGGTAGGGTAGGAACGATTCATTACTGAATCATTCCCCCCTAAGAACCGGACTTGCGACTTTCATCGCATCCGGCTCAAGCACAACCAGGCATTGACGATGGGCGAATCTCCCATTCTACCCAGCGTTGTCAATGCCCTTCAAAGCCCTTATGGGGCCGGCTTTGTAACTGTCAACCCTAGGGCATGCAGCCGTGTATGACAAACCGGATGCAGAAGCACCCGGTTGGACATGGCGTCTGACCCTCCATCCACCTTGCGAACAATGTGGTGGTCGTGCCATCCGCCTTCGTAGGCCAAAGATTCTGCGCAAAGCGCACAACGCCCGTCTTGCTTGATGAACAGCATCGAAGTCTCGTACTGGTACGCCATGCTCTTGAGCATGCGCTTCGTCCTCAACTTCTCGCCATAGACCTCCCAAGCAGGGTCAAAGGGGTTGTAGTCCCCTTTGATCTTTTCGTGGCGCACGATCTCTGTATCCGCAAGCTTCAACAGTCTCCACGTACGCGAACCCTCTGCCGTTTTCACGGTTGCAGCGAACTCATCCCTGTCCTTGATGCGCTGCCAGTAACGGCTTTTGCACCATGGCCGAGACTTATTCGGATGCCGCCTTCTCGACCAACGCACAAGGCGCCAGTAGATCAAGCTGTCCATCCGACTGAAGGCTTCTTTCGCCACCACCGGCTGGTGGTACTGCGCCCAACCCCGAAGGACTGGATTCAGTTTGGCGATGAGATCCTCCTGCTTCACCGATATGTGCGTTTTCAGGATTCCCCTCACCTTGCTATAGAACGCTTTCACATTCTTTTTGCTCGGTTTGATGAGTAGTTTTCCCTTGTATTTGCGGAAATTCCACCCCAGGAAATCAAAGCCCTCATCTATGCGCACGACCTTGGTCTTCTCCGGCGACAGTCGCAATCCTCGTTGTGCAAGGAACGCTGCTATCCACGGCCTGATTTCGGTTTCCAGAAGCTCCTGGGAGCTACCTGTAACGACGAAATCGTCAGCGTACCGGACCACATTGACTTTCAGCTTCTTTGCCTTCTTCACACCATGGCGCGTATCCAGATACGTAGCCAGGTTTGTTTCCAGCCCGTTCAACGTCATATTCGCCAAAGTTGGCGAGATGATTCCACCTTGCGGTGTTCCTTCCTCGGTTGGCGATAAGCGGCCCTGGTGGACCACCCCGGCCTTCAGCCACTTGCGCAGGATTGTCTTGTTCATAGGAACATGACGCACCAGCCAGTCGTGGTTGATATGGTCAAAACAGCCTTCGATATCCGCTTCCAACACCCACTGAGCCGAAGCTTTTCGCGAGGTGCAAATAAATATCTGCCCCATAGCATCCGCCGTAGAACGATTCCGTCTAAAGCCGTAGCTATTCGGATCGCTCGTGGTTTCCGCCACAGGCTCCAGGCCCAACAGGTGTAACGCCTGCATGGCCCGGTCCAACATCGTCGGAATACCCAGAGGGCGTTCCTTTCCGTTGGACTTGGGGATATAGACCCGCCGAAGCGGTTTAGCTCTATACCCCCGTTGCTGCTTTAACCGACCTATCGCCGCCCGTTTCAGGGCAGGTGAATCCCAAAGCTGGCGATCGACTCCCGCCGTTCGCTTGCCCTGGTTTTCAGTAACTCGCCTTACCGCCAGTGCCCTGGCGGAAAACGAGTGGTTCAAAGACCGTTGCAAGGCTTTCACCTTGCGCCAGTCCTTCTCCAGCGTAGCCTTCGCTATACGTCTCTGCGTCGTTCTCACAAACTGCTCGACCCGATGCCAATCAATGGCATGCCAGTCCTGCGGTTCGCGTGAGGACGCAGATTCGCCGTCGCCGGTGAGTTTTCTCATGCTTTCCTCCTACCGAGTTGAACCCAGCAAGAAGGCGCACGTCTCCCCGAAGGGATGCGCACACCATCCCTTCGGGTTAGGTTTAAACAAATGCAGTCGTTTAACGACGGTTGCACCAAGTGGAAGTGGGCACGCTTTCACGTCAGGGCAAGAACCCCTATACCACCCATTACAGGCAGCCCTTCGCTTTTTCCACCATCCCATACCCCCTCATCCAACAGGTCGCCTTACGGCTTCCCTGCCCACAC comes from Comamonas sp. GB3 AK4-5 and encodes:
- the yajC gene encoding preprotein translocase subunit YajC; the protein is MFISSAFAQTAPAAAGGSDMMSSLTGMLPLVLMFVVLYFVMIRPQMKRQKEQRAMVEALAKGDEVATNGGLLGKISDLNEQFLFIEVAAGVVVQVQRGAVLQVLPKGTVTTK
- the ltrA gene encoding group II intron reverse transcriptase/maturase; amino-acid sequence: MRKLTGDGESASSREPQDWHAIDWHRVEQFVRTTQRRIAKATLEKDWRKVKALQRSLNHSFSARALAVRRVTENQGKRTAGVDRQLWDSPALKRAAIGRLKQQRGYRAKPLRRVYIPKSNGKERPLGIPTMLDRAMQALHLLGLEPVAETTSDPNSYGFRRNRSTADAMGQIFICTSRKASAQWVLEADIEGCFDHINHDWLVRHVPMNKTILRKWLKAGVVHQGRLSPTEEGTPQGGIISPTLANMTLNGLETNLATYLDTRHGVKKAKKLKVNVVRYADDFVVTGSSQELLETEIRPWIAAFLAQRGLRLSPEKTKVVRIDEGFDFLGWNFRKYKGKLLIKPSKKNVKAFYSKVRGILKTHISVKQEDLIAKLNPVLRGWAQYHQPVVAKEAFSRMDSLIYWRLVRWSRRRHPNKSRPWCKSRYWQRIKDRDEFAATVKTAEGSRTWRLLKLADTEIVRHEKIKGDYNPFDPAWEVYGEKLRTKRMLKSMAYQYETSMLFIKQDGRCALCAESLAYEGGWHDHHIVRKVDGGSDAMSNRVLLHPVCHTRLHALGLTVTKPAP